In Microvenator marinus, one genomic interval encodes:
- a CDS encoding RNA polymerase sigma factor codes for MSLSDRKLVRNLRRRDEDAFRELVRVYQHRVFNIVYRILGDREEAEDVAQEVFVAIFKHIDSFRGDAKFSTWVYRIATNQARNRLKYHARRHRRDHQNYEDAPESAHQDSDFAGTIPQPEDAVLGRELEKIIQEGLAELGEIHRTIIVLRDVEHLSYQEIAEIVELPEGTVKSRLFRARVALKEYVEKRYDS; via the coding sequence ATGTCCCTAAGTGATAGAAAACTCGTTCGCAATTTGCGAAGGCGCGACGAAGACGCGTTCCGCGAGCTCGTACGAGTCTATCAACACCGCGTGTTCAACATCGTCTACCGAATCCTTGGAGACCGTGAAGAAGCGGAGGACGTGGCCCAGGAGGTATTTGTGGCCATTTTCAAACATATCGACTCATTCCGAGGGGACGCCAAATTCTCCACCTGGGTCTATCGCATCGCCACCAACCAGGCGCGAAACCGACTCAAATACCACGCGAGACGGCATCGTAGAGACCATCAGAACTACGAGGACGCCCCGGAATCCGCGCATCAAGACTCAGACTTCGCGGGCACGATTCCTCAGCCAGAAGACGCCGTGCTCGGGCGCGAACTCGAAAAAATCATCCAGGAAGGGCTCGCTGAGCTCGGGGAAATTCACCGCACGATTATCGTGTTAAGAGATGTGGAGCACCTCTCGTATCAAGAGATTGCCGAAATCGTTGAGCTGCCAGAAGGCACCGTAAAAAGTAGACTCTTTCGGGCGCGAGTGGCGTTGAAAGAATATGTAGAAAAGCGCTACGATTCGTGA
- a CDS encoding 3-dehydroquinate synthase family protein translates to MSTRLALIPAAGRGQRLDQINQPKPLVPVGGVPLIVRTLRQLEASGIERAVVVVGYRADEVVRKLAAYPGLKIQVEFVRAEWERGLAASLLAARKSVQEPFVLAMADHVFDDAVIGTVCAAKARGVSMLVDTKPGPDVDLDTAVRVHVDNGVVDGIGQGLEGYNGVDAGLFHATPELFDALDEALRTRDGHVDLSHGLRLLAAKNQVHAIEVSGFWLDVDTPSDLVRAEMWQRAKRRAQQVTHASVATGSSAEPAAVFHTGKSTPTEVLIGRGWVRRPDELHFIPDECASSPIWVITDETVNSIYGAEFVGRLRKIGYDIHLVVTPDGEESKSLQNYNRVVERVLGEGIDERSVIVSLGGGVVCNLAGFIASTLYRGVHLIHFPTTLMAQCDAAISHKQGLNGSRGKNLVGAYYAPTRIVVDVEALSTLEDWRIPDGLSEVVKHALGQDASYFDYLMGYSGKHDDLDFLETVVRKNVELKCEIMAVDPQEKRQGMVLQYGHTMGHPIEFLSSYELSHGQAVGIGMHVAAHVSNLLGGCSDEVVRQHREVIQKYGLPIHIPPHIKVDQILDAARFNKRYLVEGTRMALLSGIGELWQVADEFVIPVPDEVLREALSRSFA, encoded by the coding sequence GTGAGTACACGACTAGCATTGATTCCCGCCGCAGGCCGAGGCCAACGGCTCGACCAGATTAACCAGCCCAAACCGCTCGTGCCCGTGGGAGGCGTGCCGCTGATTGTGCGTACGCTGAGGCAGCTCGAGGCGAGCGGCATAGAGCGTGCCGTGGTTGTGGTAGGATATCGCGCCGATGAGGTGGTGCGAAAGCTCGCGGCATACCCAGGACTCAAGATTCAGGTGGAGTTTGTGCGTGCCGAGTGGGAGCGCGGTCTTGCGGCGTCCTTGCTTGCTGCGCGTAAGTCCGTACAAGAGCCGTTCGTGCTCGCCATGGCGGACCATGTTTTTGACGACGCGGTGATTGGCACTGTTTGCGCGGCAAAGGCGCGTGGTGTGAGTATGTTGGTGGACACGAAACCCGGGCCTGATGTCGACCTGGACACGGCAGTTCGGGTACATGTGGACAATGGCGTTGTGGACGGAATTGGTCAGGGTCTTGAAGGCTACAATGGTGTGGATGCCGGCCTTTTCCACGCGACCCCCGAGCTCTTTGATGCGCTTGACGAGGCGTTGCGCACACGCGACGGGCACGTGGATCTCAGCCACGGACTTCGGTTGCTCGCCGCCAAAAATCAGGTCCATGCTATTGAAGTTAGCGGCTTCTGGTTGGACGTGGACACGCCATCGGATTTGGTGCGCGCCGAGATGTGGCAGCGCGCAAAACGCCGGGCACAACAGGTCACGCATGCATCGGTAGCCACTGGGTCTTCGGCGGAGCCCGCTGCCGTGTTCCATACCGGTAAGTCGACTCCAACCGAGGTGCTGATCGGCCGCGGGTGGGTTCGCCGACCGGACGAGCTCCATTTCATTCCGGACGAGTGCGCATCATCGCCGATTTGGGTCATTACCGATGAGACGGTCAACTCCATCTATGGTGCCGAGTTTGTGGGGAGGCTTCGCAAGATTGGCTATGATATCCATCTGGTGGTGACGCCTGACGGTGAGGAATCGAAGTCCCTTCAGAATTACAACCGTGTGGTAGAGCGGGTGCTCGGGGAAGGAATCGACGAGCGAAGTGTGATTGTGAGTCTTGGCGGAGGCGTGGTTTGCAATCTAGCCGGGTTCATTGCCTCGACACTCTACCGAGGCGTTCATTTGATCCATTTCCCCACGACTTTGATGGCGCAGTGTGATGCGGCGATCTCGCATAAGCAGGGGCTGAACGGTTCGCGCGGCAAGAACCTTGTTGGCGCCTACTACGCACCGACTCGAATTGTTGTGGATGTTGAAGCGCTCAGCACGCTGGAGGATTGGCGAATTCCTGACGGTTTGTCGGAAGTGGTCAAGCATGCGCTTGGTCAAGATGCGTCTTATTTTGACTACTTGATGGGCTATTCTGGCAAACATGATGACCTGGATTTCCTTGAGACTGTGGTTCGTAAGAATGTTGAGCTGAAATGCGAGATCATGGCTGTGGACCCGCAAGAAAAACGGCAAGGTATGGTTCTTCAGTACGGCCATACCATGGGGCATCCTATCGAGTTCCTGTCGAGCTACGAGCTTAGTCACGGGCAGGCTGTAGGGATTGGGATGCACGTGGCGGCACATGTCTCGAATCTACTCGGAGGGTGCTCCGACGAGGTGGTTCGCCAACACCGCGAGGTGATTCAGAAATATGGTCTTCCGATTCATATTCCGCCCCATATCAAAGTGGATCAGATTCTGGACGCCGCACGATTTAATAAACGCTACCTGGTCGAAGGTACTCGAATGGCGCTCTTAAGTGGTATCGGGGAGCTCTGGCAGGTCGCGGATGAGTTTGTGATTCCTGTGCCTGACGAGGTCCTACGTGAGGCGTTGAGTCGCTCTTTTGCTTGA
- a CDS encoding SDR family NAD(P)-dependent oxidoreductase, translated as MSKVAVITGAGSGIGLATARAFLEAGYVVWGLGRSLPKLEAARAGLGDLADGRFLISGVDVADRGAVDAFFSGLEALDVLVVNHGICLEATLESPESDEVWDQTISINLNGAYNVIRAAAARIRDAGRIVTVSSGLGVRGRAAHQAYSASKHGLNGLTKSVALELAPRRITANAICPGWVATEMSAQNIVDTAIRRGIEPKDLRAEAESGIPIGRFVAPEECAAMILWLASEEAGAITGQAINISGGEF; from the coding sequence GTGTCGAAAGTCGCAGTGATTACAGGTGCAGGAAGTGGAATCGGCCTGGCAACGGCTCGGGCCTTCTTAGAGGCAGGGTATGTCGTTTGGGGACTCGGAAGAAGCCTACCAAAGCTTGAGGCGGCTCGGGCGGGGCTCGGTGATTTGGCGGACGGACGATTCCTGATTTCGGGCGTGGACGTGGCGGACCGGGGTGCGGTCGACGCCTTCTTTTCGGGCCTAGAAGCCTTAGATGTGCTGGTGGTCAATCACGGGATTTGCCTCGAGGCGACCCTTGAGAGCCCTGAGTCCGACGAGGTTTGGGACCAAACCATCTCAATCAATCTCAACGGTGCGTACAATGTCATAAGGGCGGCCGCGGCGCGAATACGTGATGCCGGGCGTATCGTGACTGTGAGCTCGGGCTTGGGGGTTCGGGGACGCGCGGCGCACCAAGCCTACTCCGCCTCGAAGCACGGTTTAAACGGACTTACGAAGTCGGTGGCGCTCGAACTTGCACCGCGCCGGATTACGGCGAACGCGATTTGTCCGGGCTGGGTGGCAACCGAAATGTCCGCTCAAAACATCGTGGACACCGCGATTCGTCGAGGCATTGAGCCCAAGGACTTGAGAGCCGAGGCTGAGTCTGGGATTCCAATTGGACGTTTCGTAGCTCCCGAAGAATGTGCCGCGATGATCCTCTGGCTCGCTTCGGAAGAGGCCGGTGCCATAACAGGTCAAGCCATCAATATCTCGGGAGGGGAGTTCTAG
- a CDS encoding Ig-like domain-containing protein, translated as MNHSSRLLSVLLMLIGLLVASPAAAQLQLVQPDSDLPATFSGRGGFASDALGQTAPGGLLELDLPAGSTVEQAYLYVVGNGTAGSLLDRTVLLDLVPVITENLPDSVSTFWSARGDVTAQVRAKVGSNGGTTSFVVGNDPTGIEGVALVAIYSNPNSPVTTITVYDGEQPFGASTLQVPLQFPVDTSAADYQAILSLGIGFSFQGNNSDRDQCNPTSSQRFDVDVNATRLTSCAGHWDDGVGANGALITMGGFGDDLDTPITAPGRDDELYDISALIADGSTQVGFTFNQPSQDDYLFVKVLAINGLRSGSSTADADGDGITDAQEISIGTDPDSADTDRDGLCDGVIDVANVCVAGEDAESGLDTNSDNVINALDPDDDGDGIPTATEIADGAVHGNDPDADNSPNWLDTDSDGDGILDADETVDADQDGVPDYLDATVVFLQTPLDGSVTNNTQPPVTGATEPNAGVSVTINDSQGTPIFAVTTTADATGAFSVQPDALADGDYTVVVVVTDSSTNTATNSAGFSVDTTPPAVVLTTPADGTITNSSDIVVTGTTEPGATVQVVVSDSAGVVFDGPATVDSNGNFTVTVPGLADGTYSVSAEATDEATNSATAGPNGVTVDTVAPAVAIVTPADGTLTNASTQTVSGTTEPGLSVVVTFTNASGTIGQETAVADASGNWTLTSPVLPEGEVVITAETSDAAGNSSVDTVAITVDTTPPALAIATPLDGAISSTAPAAVGGTAEQGVTVSITLTDENGTVTTLDDVEATDGTWTQDIATALSEGTYVITASTSDAAGNESTVTSTFTIDTTAPVIALVSPADGATVGTPTVMISGTTDEDGEVVIVVRDDQGIEVFTASVDSTDGTFSSTTTQLAEGTYTVSATTSDEAGNEASTTSTFTVDLTAPEVVVVTPEVEEVVTEREVVVSGTSEAGATVSIIIENADGEEVETIEVIADENGDWTATTAPLNDGEYTASVTATDSVGNTGSADPVTFTVFSEAPELVISTPEDEGTVEENTPEIRGTTTPGATIVIVITDADGNEVETLTPTVDQDGNFSATPTSELPDGDYTITVTATGENGVETSDSVTFTVDTDGNVEPEPEPSTALILEGGGCAQAGSKGFAPTLMLLLGLVVLRRRRS; from the coding sequence ATGAATCATTCGTCTCGTTTGCTGAGCGTCTTGTTGATGCTCATTGGATTGCTCGTTGCATCGCCTGCGGCCGCTCAATTACAATTGGTACAGCCGGACTCTGATCTTCCAGCGACATTCTCGGGGCGAGGCGGTTTTGCTTCCGACGCTCTGGGGCAGACGGCTCCTGGTGGTCTGCTGGAGCTTGATCTTCCAGCAGGGTCCACGGTGGAACAGGCCTACCTCTACGTGGTTGGCAACGGCACGGCTGGATCGTTGTTGGATCGGACGGTTCTGCTCGATCTCGTCCCCGTCATTACCGAGAACCTTCCCGACTCAGTATCCACATTCTGGTCTGCTAGAGGGGACGTTACTGCTCAAGTTCGTGCCAAAGTCGGGTCAAACGGCGGAACGACCTCTTTTGTAGTCGGAAATGACCCGACCGGCATCGAAGGTGTGGCACTGGTCGCCATCTACAGCAACCCAAATTCGCCGGTCACGACGATCACGGTCTATGACGGAGAGCAACCCTTTGGTGCCTCAACTTTGCAGGTTCCACTTCAGTTTCCAGTTGATACGAGTGCGGCCGACTACCAGGCGATTTTGAGTCTTGGAATCGGGTTTAGTTTTCAGGGAAACAACTCTGATCGCGATCAATGCAATCCTACCTCGAGTCAGCGCTTTGACGTGGACGTGAACGCTACTCGTCTGACCAGCTGTGCTGGGCATTGGGATGATGGCGTCGGCGCAAACGGAGCGTTGATAACGATGGGAGGGTTCGGTGATGATCTCGATACTCCGATCACGGCGCCTGGCCGTGATGATGAACTCTATGATATCTCCGCCCTCATCGCCGACGGAAGCACTCAGGTCGGCTTTACATTCAATCAGCCTTCACAAGACGATTATCTCTTCGTGAAAGTGCTTGCAATCAACGGCCTGCGCTCCGGTAGTTCAACGGCCGACGCGGACGGCGATGGCATCACTGACGCACAAGAGATTTCGATTGGAACGGACCCTGACTCGGCTGACACCGATCGTGACGGTTTGTGCGACGGGGTTATTGATGTGGCCAATGTATGCGTGGCCGGAGAGGATGCCGAAAGTGGGCTCGACACGAATTCGGACAATGTCATCAATGCCCTCGATCCCGACGACGACGGCGACGGAATTCCAACTGCAACCGAGATTGCGGACGGTGCTGTGCACGGCAACGACCCGGACGCAGACAATAGCCCGAACTGGCTTGACACCGACTCCGATGGTGACGGAATTCTCGATGCAGATGAAACGGTGGACGCCGATCAGGATGGCGTCCCAGATTATCTAGATGCAACGGTAGTCTTCCTTCAGACGCCGCTGGACGGCAGCGTCACGAACAATACCCAGCCTCCTGTGACGGGTGCCACGGAGCCCAATGCGGGCGTAAGCGTTACGATCAATGATTCGCAAGGTACTCCTATCTTTGCGGTGACAACGACGGCCGACGCAACCGGGGCGTTTTCTGTTCAACCCGACGCTTTGGCTGACGGCGACTACACCGTAGTTGTAGTGGTGACGGATAGTTCGACCAACACAGCCACTAATAGCGCTGGGTTTAGTGTGGACACGACGCCTCCTGCAGTGGTTCTGACTACTCCAGCAGATGGCACCATCACGAACTCAAGCGACATCGTAGTGACCGGAACGACTGAGCCAGGTGCCACTGTGCAGGTCGTGGTTTCCGATAGTGCTGGTGTGGTGTTCGATGGGCCAGCGACCGTAGACTCAAATGGCAACTTCACAGTAACGGTGCCAGGGCTTGCAGATGGAACCTACAGCGTTAGCGCGGAAGCTACGGACGAGGCGACCAATAGTGCGACGGCAGGCCCCAATGGGGTCACGGTAGACACGGTCGCACCGGCTGTGGCGATCGTCACGCCCGCAGACGGCACACTCACAAATGCCTCGACACAAACTGTAAGCGGAACCACGGAACCTGGGCTCAGTGTGGTTGTTACGTTCACCAACGCATCGGGCACCATCGGTCAGGAGACCGCCGTAGCGGATGCGTCTGGCAACTGGACGTTGACTTCTCCTGTCCTCCCTGAAGGTGAGGTTGTCATTACCGCCGAGACCAGCGATGCCGCTGGAAACTCAAGTGTGGACACAGTCGCAATCACCGTTGACACCACGCCTCCCGCGCTCGCGATTGCTACGCCTCTCGATGGGGCGATTAGCTCAACTGCGCCTGCCGCCGTGGGTGGAACGGCTGAGCAAGGTGTGACCGTTTCGATTACTCTGACGGATGAGAACGGGACCGTGACGACCTTGGATGATGTCGAAGCCACAGATGGAACTTGGACCCAAGATATCGCTACTGCACTCTCGGAAGGCACTTACGTGATCACTGCAAGCACTAGCGATGCTGCCGGTAACGAGTCGACGGTGACGTCCACGTTTACGATAGATACCACCGCCCCCGTGATTGCCCTGGTATCGCCGGCTGACGGCGCCACAGTTGGTACACCCACTGTGATGATTAGTGGTACGACAGACGAGGATGGAGAAGTCGTGATCGTCGTTAGAGACGACCAAGGAATCGAAGTCTTCACCGCGAGCGTTGATTCTACGGATGGAACGTTTTCCTCGACCACTACCCAGTTGGCGGAAGGTACCTACACGGTGAGTGCAACGACAAGTGATGAAGCCGGAAATGAGGCGAGTACGACCAGCACGTTTACGGTGGATCTCACGGCACCCGAGGTGGTGGTGGTTACACCTGAAGTTGAAGAGGTCGTGACCGAACGGGAGGTCGTTGTAAGCGGCACGAGCGAGGCAGGAGCAACGGTTTCGATCATTATCGAGAACGCCGATGGCGAAGAAGTTGAAACGATCGAGGTCATTGCTGATGAGAACGGTGATTGGACTGCAACAACGGCTCCTCTCAACGACGGTGAATACACGGCGTCGGTGACGGCAACGGATTCAGTCGGAAACACGGGGAGTGCTGATCCAGTGACGTTTACCGTGTTTAGTGAAGCACCAGAGTTGGTGATTTCTACGCCTGAGGACGAGGGCACGGTGGAAGAGAATACTCCTGAGATTCGTGGCACTACTACGCCGGGTGCGACAATTGTGATTGTGATCACTGATGCTGATGGGAATGAGGTTGAAACCTTAACCCCGACTGTCGACCAAGACGGCAATTTCTCAGCCACTCCGACCTCCGAACTTCCAGACGGAGACTATACGATTACGGTCACAGCTACCGGTGAGAACGGCGTCGAGACCAGTGATTCCGTGACCTTTACGGTGGATACGGATGGTAATGTCGAACCAGAGCCAGAGCCATCGACTGCGCTAATCTTGGAAGGCGGGGGTTGTGCCCAAGCTGGCTCGAAAGGGTTTGCTCCGACACTCATGCTCTTGTTGGGCTTGGTCGTTCTGCGACGCCGTCGAAGCTAG
- a CDS encoding coiled-coil domain-containing protein has translation MSDLHNFDIRYPHQFWFLAILRAFIPELSTNTQKGRRRVNASFAAKSPISFWGDLAMYLAQREVLVEHFSDAPGIGDLARSWLKLATTVERFTSIRIKDRPHPFVPAMVIVCYRKPSDILRTPHLFHGTGTPGIWRFGSPEFGPILLIVATELPNVPRYQWLRRSARIPSSGEDFVDSLELLSRTKNLRVEAKKKLMEDMMKIGDNDKNIDKDRAINIIQALREEFAVDDAEREEHRRTREELAATKEKLAATEAELAATKAELAATKAELAATKAELAATKAELAATKAALDELREEFRKFRDESK, from the coding sequence ATGTCAGACTTACACAACTTCGATATAAGATATCCGCATCAGTTCTGGTTCTTGGCGATTCTGCGAGCCTTTATCCCAGAGCTTTCAACCAACACCCAAAAGGGTCGCCGCCGCGTGAATGCTTCGTTTGCAGCTAAATCTCCGATCAGTTTCTGGGGAGATTTGGCAATGTACCTGGCTCAGCGCGAAGTTCTCGTGGAGCATTTTTCAGACGCGCCGGGAATTGGTGATCTTGCTAGAAGTTGGCTAAAGCTCGCGACGACGGTTGAGAGGTTCACCTCGATTCGTATCAAGGACCGGCCTCATCCATTTGTCCCCGCCATGGTCATTGTGTGTTACCGAAAACCTTCAGACATTCTTCGGACTCCCCACCTTTTTCATGGCACGGGCACACCAGGAATCTGGCGTTTTGGATCACCGGAGTTTGGACCCATTTTGCTCATTGTTGCCACAGAATTGCCAAACGTTCCGAGGTACCAGTGGCTGCGCCGATCAGCGCGCATCCCAAGTAGCGGCGAGGATTTTGTTGATTCGTTGGAGTTGCTATCGCGGACCAAAAACCTTAGAGTCGAAGCCAAGAAAAAGCTAATGGAGGACATGATGAAAATCGGGGATAACGACAAGAACATAGACAAAGATCGCGCTATCAACATCATTCAGGCGCTGCGAGAAGAGTTCGCCGTTGATGACGCGGAACGTGAGGAGCACAGGCGCACTAGGGAGGAACTCGCGGCAACCAAGGAGAAGTTGGCTGCGACCGAGGCCGAGCTCGCCGCAACAAAGGCCGAGCTCGCCGCAACAAAGGCCGAGCTCGCCGCAACAAAGGCCGAGCTCGCCGCAACAAAGGCCGAGCTCGCCGCAACAAAGGCTGCGTTGGACGAGTTGAGGGAAGAGTTTCGAAAGTTCAGAGACGAGTCGAAGTAG